The Brassica napus cultivar Da-Ae unplaced genomic scaffold, Da-Ae ScsIHWf_2628;HRSCAF=3378, whole genome shotgun sequence genome has a window encoding:
- the LOC125601655 gene encoding photosystem II D2 protein, which produces MNRRIAMTIALGKFTKDEKDLFDIMDDWLRRDRFVFVGWSGLLLFPCAYFALGGWFTGTTFVTSWYTHGLASSYLEGCNFLTAAVSTPANSLAHSLLLLWGPEAQGDFTRWCQLGGLWAFVALHGAFALIGFMLRQFELARSVQLRPYNAIAFSGPIAVFVSVFLIYPLGQSGWFFAPSFGVAAIFRFILFFQGFHNWTLNPFHMMGVAGVLGAALLCAIHGATVENTLFEDGDGANTFRAFNPTQAEETYSMVTANRFWSQIFGVAFSNKRWLHFFMLFVPVTGLWMSALGVVGLALNLRAYDFVSQEIRAAEDPEFETFYTKNILLNEGIRAWMAAQDQPHENLIFPEEVLPRGNAL; this is translated from the coding sequence ATGAATAGGAGGATCGCTATGACTATAGCCCTTGGTAAATTTaccaaagacgaaaaagatttatttgatattatggaTGACTGGTTACGGAGGGACCGCTTCGTTTTTGTAGGTTGGTCTGGTCTATTGCTCTTTCCTTGTGCCTATTTCGCTTTGGGGGGTTGGTTCACAGGTACAACCTTTGTAACTTCATGGTATACTCATGGATTGGCTAGTTCCTATTTAGAAGGTTGCAATTTTTTAACCGCTGCAGTTTCTACTCCTGCTAATAGTTTAGCGCATTCTTTGTTGTTACTGTGGGGTCCTGAAGCACAAGGAGATTTTACTCGTTGGTGTCAATTAGGCGGTCTGTGGGCTTTTGTTGCTCTCCACGGTGCTTTCGCATTAATAGGTTTTATGTTACGTCAATTTGAACTTGCTCGATCTGTTCAATTGCGACCTTATAATGCAATCGCATTCTCTGGTCCAATTGctgtttttgtttctgtctttctaatTTATCCACTAGGTCAATCTGGTTGGTTCTTTGCGCCTAGTTTTGGTGTAGCGGCTATATTTCGATTCATCCTCTTTTTCCAAGGGTTTCATAATTGGACATTGAACCCATTTCATATGATGGGAGTCGCTGGTGTACTGGGCGCGGCTCTGTTATGCGCTATTCATGGTGCTACTGTAGAAAATACTTTATTTGAAGATGGTGATGGTGCAAATACATTCCGTGCTTTTAACCCAACTCAAGCCGAAGAAACTTATTCAATGGTCACCGCTAACCGCTTTTGGTCACAAATCTTTGGGGTTGCTTTTTCCAATAAACGTTGGTTACATTTCTTTATGTTATTTGTACCAGTAACTGGTTTATGGATGAGTGCTCTTGGAGTAGTCGGTCTAGCTTTGAACCTACGTGCCTATGACTTCGTTTCCCAGGAAATCCGTGCAGCGGAAGATCCGGAATTTGAGACTTTCTAtactaaaaatattcttttaaacgAAGGTATTCGCGCTTGGATGGCGGCTCAAGATCAGCCTCATGAAAACCTTATATTCCCTGAGGAGGTTCTACCACGTGGAAACGCTCTTTAA
- the LOC125601654 gene encoding photosystem I P700 chlorophyll a apoprotein A2-like, whose translation MYRTNWGIGHGLKDILEAHKGPFTGQGHKGLYEILTTSWHAQLSLNLAMLGSLTIVVAHHMYSMPPYPYLATDYATQLSLFTHHMWIGGFLIVGAAAHAAIFMVRDYDPTNRYNDLLDRVLRHRDAIISHLNWVCIFLGFHSFGLYIHNDTMSALGRPQDMFSDTAIQLQPVFAQWIQNTHALAPGVTAPGETASTSLTWGGGELVAVGGKVALLPIPLGTADFLVHHIHAFTIHVTVLILLKGVLFARSSRLIPDKANLGFRFPCDGPGRGGTCQVSAWDHVFLGLFWMYNSISVVIFHFSWKMQSDVWGSISDQGVVTHITGGNFAQSSITINGWLRDFLWAQASQVIQSYGSSLSAYGLFFLGAHFVWAFSLMFLFSGRGYWQELIESIVWAHNKLKVAPATQPRALSIVQVAQDPTTRRIWFGIATAHDFESHDDITEERLYQNIFASHFGQLAIIFLWTSGNLFHVAWQGNFETWIQDPLHVRPIAHAIWDPHFGQPAVEAFTRGGALGPVNIAYSGVYQWWYTIGLRTNEDLYTGALFLLFLSALSLIGGWLHLQPKWKPRVSWFKNAESRLNHHLSGLFGVSSLAWTGHLVHVAIPASRGEYVRWNNFLSVLPHPQGLGPLFTGQWNLYAQNPDSSSHLFGTSQGSGTAILTLLGGFHPQTQSLWLTDMAHHHLAIAILFLIAGHMYRTNFGIGHSIKDLLEAHIPPGGRLGRGHKGLYDTINNSIHFQLGLALASLGVITSLVAQHMYSLPAYAFIAQDFTTQAALYTHHQYIAGFIMTGAFAHGAIFFIRDYNPEQNEDNVLARMLDHKEAIISHLSWASLFLGFHTLGLYVHNDVMLAFGTPEKQILIEPIFAQWIQSAHGKTSYGFDVLLSSTNGPAFNAGRSIWLPGWLNAINENSNSLFLTIGPGDFLVHHAIALGLHTTTLILVKGALDARGSKLMPDKKDFGYSFPCDGPGRGGTCDISAWDAFYLAVFWMLNTIGWVTFYWHWKHITLWQGNVSQFNESSTYLMGWLRDYLWLNSSQLINGYNPFGMNSLSVWAWMFLFGHLVWATGFMFLISWRGYWQELIETLAWAHERTPLANLIRWKDKPVALSIVQARLVGLAHFSVGYIFTYAAFLIASTSGKFG comes from the coding sequence ATGTATAGGACCAACTGGGGTATTGGTCATGGTCTAAAAGATATTTTAGAGGCTCATAAAGGTCCATTTACAGGCCAAGGCCATAAAGGTCTATATGAAATTCTAACAACATCATGGCATGCTCAATTATCTCTTAACCTGGCTATGTTAGGCTCTTTAACTATTGTTGTAGCTCACCATATGTATTCCATGCCCCCTTATCCATATCTAGCTACTGACTATGCTACACAACTATCATTGTTCACACATCACATGTGGATTGGTGGATTTCTCATAGTTGGTGCTGCTGCGCATGCAGCCATTTTTATGGTAAGAGACTATGATCCAACTAATCGATACAACGATTTATTAGATCGTGTCCTGAGGCATCGCGATGCAATCATATCACACCTCAACTGGGTATGTATATTTCTAGGCTTCCACAGTTTTGGTTTGTATATTCATAATGATACCATGAGTGCTTTAGGGCGTCCACAAGATATGTTTTCAGATACTGCTATACAATTACAACCAGTCTTTGCTCAATGGATACAAAATACCCATGCTTTAGCACCTGGTGTAACAGCCCCTGGTGAAACAGCGAGCACCAGTTTGACTTGGGGGGGCGGTGAGTTAGTAGCAGTGGGTGGCAAAGTAGCTTTGCTACCTATTCCATTAGGAACGGCCGACTTTTTGGTACATCATATTCATGCATTTACAATTCATGTGACGGTATTGATACTGTTGAAAGGTGTTTTATTTGCTCGTAGCTCGCGGTTAATACCAGATAAAGCAAATCTTGGTTTTCGTTTCCCTTGTGATGGGCCTGGAAGAGGAGGAACGTGTCAAGTATCTGCTTGGGATCATGTCTTCTTAGGACTATTCTGGATGTACAATTCTATTTCGGTAGTAATATTCCATTTCAGTTGGAAAATGCAGTCAGATGTTTGGGGTAGTATAAGCGATCAAGGGGTGGTAACTCATATTACCGGAGGAAACTTTGCACAGAGTTCCATTACTATTAATGGGTGGCTCCGCGATTTCTTATGGGCACAAGCATCTCAGGTAATTCAATCTTATGGTTCTTCGTTATCTGCATATGGTCTTTTTTTCCTAGGTGCTCATTTTGTATGGGCTTTCAGTTTAATGTTTCTATTCAGCGGGCGTGGTTATTGGCAAGAACTTATTGAATCCATTGTTTGGGctcataataaattaaaagttgCTCCTGCTACTCAGCCTAGAGCCTTGAGCATTGTACAAGTAGCTCAGGACCCCACTACTCGTCGTATTTGGTTTGGTATTGCTACCGCACATGACTTCGAGAGTCATGATGATATTACTGAAGAACGTCTTTATCAGAATATTTTTGCTTCTCATTTCGGGCAATTAGCAATAATTTTTCTGTGGACTTCCGGAAATTTGTTTCATGTAGCTTGGCAAGGAAATTTTGAGACATGGATACAAGACCCTTTACATGTAAGACCgattgctcatgctatttgggATCCTCATTTTGGTCAACCGGCTGTGGAAGCATTTACTCGAGGAGGTGCTCTTGGCCCGGTGAATATAGCTTATTCTGGTGTTTATCAGTGGTGGTATACAATCGGTTTACGTACTAATGAAGATCTTTATACTGGAGctctttttctattatttctttcTGCCCTATCCTTAATAGGGGGTTGGTTACACCTACAACCAAAATGGAAACCAAGAGTTTCATGGTTCAAAAATGCTGAATCTCGTCTGAATCATCATTTGTCAGGACTATTCGGGGTAAGCTCCTTGGCTTGGACAGGTCATTTAGTACATGTCGCTATTCCTGCATCCAGGGGGGAATATGTTCGATGGAATAATTTCTTAAGTGTATTACCGCATCCCCAAGGGTTAGGCCCACTTTTTACGGGTCAGTGGAATCTGTATGCTCAAAACCCCGATTCAAGTAGTCATTTATTTGGTACCTCCCAAGGATCAGGAACTGCCATTCTAACCCTTCTTGGGGGATTCCATCCACAAACGCAAAGTTTATGGCTAACCGATATGGCACATCATCATCTAGCTATCGCAATTCTTTTCCTCATTGCGGGTCATATGTATAGAACTAACTTTGGAATCGGACACAGTATAAAAGATCTTTTAGAAGCACATATTCCTCCGGGAGGACGGTTGGGGCGTGGGCATAAGGGTCTTTATGACACAATCAATAATTCGATTCATTTTCAATTAGGCCTTGCTCTAGCCTCCTTAGGAGTTATTACTTCCTTGGTAGCTCAACACATGTACTCTTTACCTGCTTATGCGTTCATAGCGCAAGATTTTACGACTCAAGCTGCGTTATATACCCATCACCAATACATTGCAGGATTCATCATGACAGGAGCTTTTGCTCATGgagctatattttttattagagaTTACAATCCAGAACAGAATGAGGATAACGTATTGGCAAGAATGTTAGACCATAAAGAAGCTATCATATCCCATTTAAGTTGGGCCAGCCTCTTTCTAGGGTTCCATACTTTGGGACTTTATGTTCATAATGACGTCATGCTTGCTTTTGGTACTCCCGAAAAACAAATCTTGATCGAACCCATATTTGCCCAATGGATACAATCCGCTCATGGGAAAACTTCATATGGATTTGATGTACTTTTATCTTCGACAAATGGCCCAGCATTTAATGCGGGTCGAAGCATATGGTTGCCCGGCTGGTTAAATGCTATTAATGAGAATAGTAATTCATTATTCTTAACAATAGGTCCTGGAGATTTCTTGGTTCATCATGCTATTGCTTTAGGTTTACATACAACTACATTGATCTTAGTAAAAGGTGCTTTAGATGCACGTGGTTCCAAGTTAATGCCAGATAAAAAGGATTTCGGGTATAGTTTTCCTTGCGATGGTCCGGGACGAGGTGGTACTTGTGATATTTCGGCTTGGGACGCATTTTATTTGGCAGTTTTTTGGATGTTAAATACTATTGGATGGGTTACTTTTTATTGGCATTGGAAACACATCACATTATGGCAAGGTAACGTTTCACAGTTTAATGAATCTTCCACTTATTTGATGGGATGGTTAAGAGATTATCTATGGTTAAACTCTTCACAACTTATCAATGGATATAACCCGTTTGGTATGAATAGTTTATCAGTCTGGGCATGGATGTTCTTATTTGGGCATCTTGTTTGGGCTACTGGATTTATGTTCTTAATTTCCTGGCGTGGTTATTGGCAGGAATTGATTGAAACTTTAGCATGGGCTCATGAACGTACACCTTTGGCAAATTTGATTCGATGGAAAGATAAACCAGTAGCTCTTTCAATTGTGCAAGCAAGATTGGTTGGATTAGCTCACTTTTCTGTAGGTTATATATTCACTTATGCGGCTTTCTTGATTGCCTCCACGTCGGGCAAATTcggttaa